One Acipenser ruthenus chromosome 33, fAciRut3.2 maternal haplotype, whole genome shotgun sequence genomic region harbors:
- the LOC117433215 gene encoding beclin-1 isoform X3, producing MEGSKSSSSTMQVSFVCQRCSQPLKLDTSFNVLDKVTIQELIAPLVTVTQIKPDESNVDNNVPEETFVENKQDGISRKYIPPARVLSTESANSFTLIGEASDGGTMENLSRRLKVTSDLFDIMSGQTDVDHPLCEECTDTLLDHLDTQLNITENECQNYNSSLTHRNCLELLAHMTEEEEETLLGELKDLSTEEEHLIQELENIEATRKRVAEDLARSRAETERLDQEELQYQKEYSEFKRQQLELDDELKSVENQMRYAQIQLDKLKKTNVFNATFHIWHSGQFGTINNFRLGRLPSVPVEWNEINAAWGQTVLLLHALANKMGLTFQRYRLVPYGNHSYLESLTDKSKELPLYCSGGLRFFWDNKFDHAMVAFLDCVQQFKEEVEKGDTGFCLPYRMDVEKGKIEDTGGSGGSYSIKTQFNSEEQWTKALKFMLTNLKWGLAWVSSQFYNK from the exons ATGGAGGGCTCCAAATCTTCCAGCTCCACTATGCAGGTGAGCTTCGTGTGTCAGCGCTGCAGCCAGCCTCTCAAACTGGACACCTCCTTCAACGTGCTGGATAAGGTCACTATCCAAGAGCTTATAG CACCGTTAGTCACTGTAACACAAATAAAACCAGACGAAAGCAATGTGGACAACAATGTACCAGAG GAAACATTTGTGGAAAACAAACAAGATGGAATATCTAGGAAATACATCCCTCCTGCTAG GGTGCTGTCCACAGAGAGTGCCAACAGTTTCACACTCATTGGAGAGGCCTCTGATGGGGGGACCATGGAGAACCTGAGCAGGAGACTCAAG GTGACCAGTGACTTGTTCGATATCATGTCAGGCCAGACGGATGTGGACCACCCGCTGTGTGAAGAGTGTACGGACACACTGCTGGACCACCTAGACACCCAGCTGAACATCACAGAGAATGAGTGCCAGAACTACAA CTCCTCATTAACTCACAGGAACTGTCTGGAGCTCCTTGCACACatgacagaggaggaggaggagacccTACTGGGCGAGTTGAAGGACCTGAGCACTGAGGAAGAGCATCTCATCCAAGAGCTGGAGAACATCGAGGCAACACGCAAGAGGGTAGCTGAGGACCTGGCCCGGAGCAGAGCAGAGACCGAGCGGCTCGACCAAGAGGAATTGCA GTATCAGAAGGAGTACAGTGAGTTTAAGAGACAGCAGCTGGAACTGGACGATGAGCTGAAGAGTGTTGAGAATCAGATGCGATACGCTCAGATCCAGCTGGACAAGCTCAAGAAAACCAACGTCTTCAATGCAACTTTCCACATATG GCACAGCGGTCAGTTCGGGACGATCAATAACTTCCGTCTGGGTCGTCTCCCTAGTGTTCCTGTGGAGTGGAATGAGATCAACGCTGCCTGGGGTCAGACTGTGTTACTGCTGCATGCACTTGCAAACAAGATGGGCCTGACATTTCAAAG GTACCGTCTCGTTCCTTATGGAAATCATTCTTATTTAGAGTCACTCACAGACAAATCAAAG GAACTACCCTTGTACTGCTCAGGAGGCCTGCGGTTCTTCTGGGATAATAAGTTTGACCATGCAATGGTCGCCTTTCTGGATTGCGTGCAACAGTTCAAAGAGGAGGTAGAGAAGGGGGACACTGGCTTCTGTCTTCCATACAG AATGGATGTGGAGAAAGGCAAAATTGAGGATACCGGTGGGAGCGGTGGTTCTTACTCTATCAAGACCCAGTTTAACTCGGAGGAGCAGTGGACAAAGGCACTCAAGTTCATGCTGACAAATTTGAAATGGGGCCTTGCCTGGGTGTCTTCCCAGTTCTACAATAAATGA
- the LOC117433215 gene encoding beclin-1 isoform X1, producing MIFCLATKPKSGGWKLTLIFSCSAGMEGSKSSSSTMQVSFVCQRCSQPLKLDTSFNVLDKVTIQELIAPLVTVTQIKPDESNVDNNVPEETFVENKQDGISRKYIPPARVLSTESANSFTLIGEASDGGTMENLSRRLKVTSDLFDIMSGQTDVDHPLCEECTDTLLDHLDTQLNITENECQNYNSSLTHRNCLELLAHMTEEEEETLLGELKDLSTEEEHLIQELENIEATRKRVAEDLARSRAETERLDQEELQYQKEYSEFKRQQLELDDELKSVENQMRYAQIQLDKLKKTNVFNATFHIWHSGQFGTINNFRLGRLPSVPVEWNEINAAWGQTVLLLHALANKMGLTFQRYRLVPYGNHSYLESLTDKSKELPLYCSGGLRFFWDNKFDHAMVAFLDCVQQFKEEVEKGDTGFCLPYRMDVEKGKIEDTGGSGGSYSIKTQFNSEEQWTKALKFMLTNLKWGLAWVSSQFYNK from the exons ATGATCTTTTGCCTGGCTACGAAACCG AAAAGTGGAGGGTGGAAGCTAACCCTAATATTCAGTTGCAGTGCTGGTATGGAGGGCTCCAAATCTTCCAGCTCCACTATGCAGGTGAGCTTCGTGTGTCAGCGCTGCAGCCAGCCTCTCAAACTGGACACCTCCTTCAACGTGCTGGATAAGGTCACTATCCAAGAGCTTATAG CACCGTTAGTCACTGTAACACAAATAAAACCAGACGAAAGCAATGTGGACAACAATGTACCAGAG GAAACATTTGTGGAAAACAAACAAGATGGAATATCTAGGAAATACATCCCTCCTGCTAG GGTGCTGTCCACAGAGAGTGCCAACAGTTTCACACTCATTGGAGAGGCCTCTGATGGGGGGACCATGGAGAACCTGAGCAGGAGACTCAAG GTGACCAGTGACTTGTTCGATATCATGTCAGGCCAGACGGATGTGGACCACCCGCTGTGTGAAGAGTGTACGGACACACTGCTGGACCACCTAGACACCCAGCTGAACATCACAGAGAATGAGTGCCAGAACTACAA CTCCTCATTAACTCACAGGAACTGTCTGGAGCTCCTTGCACACatgacagaggaggaggaggagacccTACTGGGCGAGTTGAAGGACCTGAGCACTGAGGAAGAGCATCTCATCCAAGAGCTGGAGAACATCGAGGCAACACGCAAGAGGGTAGCTGAGGACCTGGCCCGGAGCAGAGCAGAGACCGAGCGGCTCGACCAAGAGGAATTGCA GTATCAGAAGGAGTACAGTGAGTTTAAGAGACAGCAGCTGGAACTGGACGATGAGCTGAAGAGTGTTGAGAATCAGATGCGATACGCTCAGATCCAGCTGGACAAGCTCAAGAAAACCAACGTCTTCAATGCAACTTTCCACATATG GCACAGCGGTCAGTTCGGGACGATCAATAACTTCCGTCTGGGTCGTCTCCCTAGTGTTCCTGTGGAGTGGAATGAGATCAACGCTGCCTGGGGTCAGACTGTGTTACTGCTGCATGCACTTGCAAACAAGATGGGCCTGACATTTCAAAG GTACCGTCTCGTTCCTTATGGAAATCATTCTTATTTAGAGTCACTCACAGACAAATCAAAG GAACTACCCTTGTACTGCTCAGGAGGCCTGCGGTTCTTCTGGGATAATAAGTTTGACCATGCAATGGTCGCCTTTCTGGATTGCGTGCAACAGTTCAAAGAGGAGGTAGAGAAGGGGGACACTGGCTTCTGTCTTCCATACAG AATGGATGTGGAGAAAGGCAAAATTGAGGATACCGGTGGGAGCGGTGGTTCTTACTCTATCAAGACCCAGTTTAACTCGGAGGAGCAGTGGACAAAGGCACTCAAGTTCATGCTGACAAATTTGAAATGGGGCCTTGCCTGGGTGTCTTCCCAGTTCTACAATAAATGA
- the LOC117433215 gene encoding beclin-1 isoform X2 codes for MIFCLATKPKSGGWKLTLIFSCSAGMEGSKSSSSTMQVSFVCQRCSQPLKLDTSFNVLDKVTIQELIAPLVTVTQIKPDESNVDNNVPEETFVENKQDGISRKYIPPARVLSTESANSFTLIGEASDGGTMENLSRRLKVTSDLFDIMSGQTDVDHPLCEECTDTLLDHLDTQLNITENECQNYKNCLELLAHMTEEEEETLLGELKDLSTEEEHLIQELENIEATRKRVAEDLARSRAETERLDQEELQYQKEYSEFKRQQLELDDELKSVENQMRYAQIQLDKLKKTNVFNATFHIWHSGQFGTINNFRLGRLPSVPVEWNEINAAWGQTVLLLHALANKMGLTFQRYRLVPYGNHSYLESLTDKSKELPLYCSGGLRFFWDNKFDHAMVAFLDCVQQFKEEVEKGDTGFCLPYRMDVEKGKIEDTGGSGGSYSIKTQFNSEEQWTKALKFMLTNLKWGLAWVSSQFYNK; via the exons ATGATCTTTTGCCTGGCTACGAAACCG AAAAGTGGAGGGTGGAAGCTAACCCTAATATTCAGTTGCAGTGCTGGTATGGAGGGCTCCAAATCTTCCAGCTCCACTATGCAGGTGAGCTTCGTGTGTCAGCGCTGCAGCCAGCCTCTCAAACTGGACACCTCCTTCAACGTGCTGGATAAGGTCACTATCCAAGAGCTTATAG CACCGTTAGTCACTGTAACACAAATAAAACCAGACGAAAGCAATGTGGACAACAATGTACCAGAG GAAACATTTGTGGAAAACAAACAAGATGGAATATCTAGGAAATACATCCCTCCTGCTAG GGTGCTGTCCACAGAGAGTGCCAACAGTTTCACACTCATTGGAGAGGCCTCTGATGGGGGGACCATGGAGAACCTGAGCAGGAGACTCAAG GTGACCAGTGACTTGTTCGATATCATGTCAGGCCAGACGGATGTGGACCACCCGCTGTGTGAAGAGTGTACGGACACACTGCTGGACCACCTAGACACCCAGCTGAACATCACAGAGAATGAGTGCCAGAACTACAA GAACTGTCTGGAGCTCCTTGCACACatgacagaggaggaggaggagacccTACTGGGCGAGTTGAAGGACCTGAGCACTGAGGAAGAGCATCTCATCCAAGAGCTGGAGAACATCGAGGCAACACGCAAGAGGGTAGCTGAGGACCTGGCCCGGAGCAGAGCAGAGACCGAGCGGCTCGACCAAGAGGAATTGCA GTATCAGAAGGAGTACAGTGAGTTTAAGAGACAGCAGCTGGAACTGGACGATGAGCTGAAGAGTGTTGAGAATCAGATGCGATACGCTCAGATCCAGCTGGACAAGCTCAAGAAAACCAACGTCTTCAATGCAACTTTCCACATATG GCACAGCGGTCAGTTCGGGACGATCAATAACTTCCGTCTGGGTCGTCTCCCTAGTGTTCCTGTGGAGTGGAATGAGATCAACGCTGCCTGGGGTCAGACTGTGTTACTGCTGCATGCACTTGCAAACAAGATGGGCCTGACATTTCAAAG GTACCGTCTCGTTCCTTATGGAAATCATTCTTATTTAGAGTCACTCACAGACAAATCAAAG GAACTACCCTTGTACTGCTCAGGAGGCCTGCGGTTCTTCTGGGATAATAAGTTTGACCATGCAATGGTCGCCTTTCTGGATTGCGTGCAACAGTTCAAAGAGGAGGTAGAGAAGGGGGACACTGGCTTCTGTCTTCCATACAG AATGGATGTGGAGAAAGGCAAAATTGAGGATACCGGTGGGAGCGGTGGTTCTTACTCTATCAAGACCCAGTTTAACTCGGAGGAGCAGTGGACAAAGGCACTCAAGTTCATGCTGACAAATTTGAAATGGGGCCTTGCCTGGGTGTCTTCCCAGTTCTACAATAAATGA